One Caretta caretta isolate rCarCar2 chromosome 24, rCarCar1.hap1, whole genome shotgun sequence genomic region harbors:
- the LOC125625713 gene encoding guanylate-binding protein 1 isoform X7 — protein sequence MWCLPHPRRAGHTLVLLDTEGLGDVEKGDTKNDAWIFALAVLLSSTLVYNSLGTIDQCALEQLHYVTELTERIKVKAAGEGGQQEGEDSAEFVQFFPAFVWAVRDFTLQLKLDGREITEDEYLENALKRREGQPEKLDLPKKYLRQYFPSRKCFVFDRPAPRCDLPRLAELPETALSPEFLEQTQCFCSHVHQHTGTKTLPGGHVVTGTLLGTLAVTYVNAIRSGAVPCMESAVLALAQMENSAAVGEAVAVYEEQLARRAALPTESVQELLELHAQCEREALRAFMARAFKDEEQQYQWQLKDKLDSKRSELCHRNELASSDRCTAALMELSQELEERVCEGSYSVPGGYQRLLDDQQEMVEKYQLVPGKGIMAAEVLQQFLKSKETVAQAVLQTDQSLTDRQREIEEERTRAEAAEREAQLCQEMQTRTEQLLQDQERSHEEHVRQLTAKMEEDRRQLLAEQQRALALKLQEQERLLREGFRGEVAQLGRQMQNLRKEMSRPQRSRCVVC from the exons ATGTggtgcctgccccacccccgccgGGCCGGCCACACCCTGGTGCTGCTGGACACCGAGGGGCTGGGGGATGTGGAGAAG GGCGATACGAAGAATGACGCATGGATCTTTGCACTGGCCGTGCTGCTCAGCAGCACCCTGGTCTACAACAGCCTGGGCACCATCGACCAGTGCGCCCTGGAGCAGCTTCA CTACGTGACGGAGCTGACGGAGCGCATCAAGGTGAAAGCGGCAGGCGAGGGCGGCCAGCAGGAGGGGGAGGATTCGGCCGAGTTCGTGCAGTTCTTCCCGGCCTTTGTGTGGGCCGTGCGGGATTTCACGCTGCAGCTGAAGCTGGACGGGCGGGAGATCACTGAGGACGAGTACCTGGAGAACGCCCTGAAACGCAGAGAAG GCCAGCCGGAGAAGCTGGATCTGCCCAAGAAGTACTTGCGACAGTACTTCCCCTCCCGCAAGTGCTTCGTGTTCGACCGCCCTGCCCCGCGCTGCGACCTGCCCCGGCTGGCCGAGCTGCCCGAGACAGCGCTGAGCCCCGAGTTCCTGGAGCAGACACAGTGCTTCTGCAGCCACGTCCACCAGCACACGGGCACCAAAACCCTCCCGGGCGGCCACGTGGTGACGGGCACCT TGCTGGGGACCCTGGCGGTGACCTACGTCAACGCCATCCGCAGCGGGGCGGTGCCCTGCATGGAGAGCGCGGTGCTGGCCCTGGCCCAGATGGAGAACTCGGCGGCGGTGGGGGAGGCCGTGGCTGTCTACGAGGAGCAGCTGGCCCGGCGGGCGGCGCTGCCCACGGAGAGCgtgcaggagctgctggagctgcacGCCCAGTGCGAGCGGGAGGCGCTGCGGGCGTTCATGGCGCGCGCCTTCAAGGACGAGGAACAGCAATACCAGTGGCAGCTGAAG GACAAGCTGGACTCCAAGCGCTCTGAGCTCTGCCACCGGAACGAGCTGGCCTCGTCGGACCGGTGCACGGCCGCGCTCATGGAGCTGTcgcaggagctggaggagcggGTCTGCGAAGGGAGCTACTCAGTGCCCGGGGGCTACCAGCGCCtcctggacgaccagcaggagatGGTGGAGAAATACCAGCTGGTGCCAGGGAAAGGGATAATG GCGGCTGAGGTGCTGCAGCAGTTTCTGAAGTCCAAGGAGACGGTGGCCCAGGCCGTCCTGCAGACGGACCAGAGCCTCACGGACAGACAGAGGGAGATTGAAG AGGAGCGGACGCGAGCCGAGGCGGCCGAGCGGGAGGCCCAGCTGTGCCAGGAGATGCAGACCaggacagagcagctgctgcaggaccaGGAGCGCAGCCACGAGGAGCATGTCCGGCAGCTGACGGCCAAAATGGAGGAggacaggaggcagctgctggccgaGCAGCAGAGAGCGCTGGCCTTGAAACTGCAG GAGCAGGAGCGGCTGCTGCGCGAGGGCTTCCGGGGGGAGGTGGCGCAGTTGGGGAGGCAGATGCAGAACCTGAGGAAGGAGATGAGCCGGCCCCAGCGCTCCCGCTGCGTCGTCTGCTGA